The Mastomys coucha isolate ucsf_1 unplaced genomic scaffold, UCSF_Mcou_1 pScaffold3, whole genome shotgun sequence DNA window aaaccagaTGCCAGGttgtacatctgtaatcccaacactcaagaggcaaatGAAGGAGGATAAGAAATCCAAGGTCATTCTAGGCTACACTGAGAATTGACGGACAGCCTAACCAACATGAAAGCctgaatttaaaggaaaaaaaaatgtgcaagtTGCATCATGGAAGTTCAGTGACAAGATGAGAGCCTCTCGCTCGCCCAGCAGGCAGGGGCCAAATAGAATTCAGGGGCTCTCTGATTTGGCATAGTTTATTACAATtagcatacacacaaaatcatgtAAACTCTATAACGTAAATGGTTTAACTTCCACTATAACCAGCAGATCCTCTGCCACGAGCTTTCAGCACCCATCCTACTTTAACATCGATAGAATTCACACAAAACGACAACCACACAAATAGGATTATAATACAATTTGTAAGGaaaggatttttgtttggttggtttgggtccatgttttcttttaataaacacGACACATACTTTCTCCTCTTTGGCAAAAAGAGGTTAAATCCCCCCAGTTCATTCACAAAGTAAACTcagggaaaaagaacaaaaaccatgaGGTACGGCTGAGACCTGGGCCACTATGAGTATAAGCACATATGCAGGGAGGGGAAATCTGCCTTGTACATCACCAGGACAGTTACTAGCTCTCCACTAGAAAAGCCCCGCTTCTACATGTGCAAGAACACATTTGGAACAGCATTTGTTTTCCAGGGACGGTGGACGTCACCCACATGCATTATTTCTGGAGAAAGATGTAAGAAAATAGAGCCTCTGGGCTCAGCTGTATTTTTAATCTGAGGTTTAGAAATACTTGCTACTCCGGCCTCAAACTACAATTCCTGTGCTTCCTTCACTACAAGGTGCGGATGGACAATGTGGACTGCCTCGAGTCTCAGAACCCTGAAAAGGCAGACTTGCTTAAGAACACTTCGCAATAGGCCAGGCCCTTTCCTTAGAGAATGTGGTCCCTCAGGAGGCCCCGGGACCCAAGTAGGCTCCAGGACACTAGGCTGCCCTATCTCTCAAGGAAagtctaagaaagcaggctgtagCTGCTGACGTGGTGTGTTTGCTTGCATAAATGGGCCACCGTTGCTAGCAATCATCCATGTTTCAAGTAATTTCCTCCAGGAGAAAGAACGGTAAAAAACGCTTTTACTTGCTGGGCGgggatggcgcacacctttaatcccagcacttgggaggcagagacaggcggatttctgagttcaaggccagcctggtctacagagtgagttccaggacagccagggctatacagagaaaccctgtcttgaaaaaccaaaaaccaaaaccaaaacaaacaaacaaacaaacgctttttctttatcaaaaaggAAACGAGCCACCACAACCAATGAGGGTTTTAAACAGGTTTGCTGCTTACAGTGTCAGATAATCAATCGCACCGAGAAACATGAACACAGGCTACCTCTATGCAAATCCCGTATTTTCTCCTTGATCCCTGTGTagaaaacaaacaccacaaaCTTCATTACGTTAATTCGTGTTAAATATAACTGTACAAATTGCACATTTTACAGCACAGCATCACAGTTAGACAAATGAGAAAAGTCTCCTTGTTCTAGCACAACAGAAACCAGCTGGCTCTGCTGGAAGGGTCGGAACAAAACCAGTTGCACAGTTCTGTAAACAGTAAGTGAGGTCGTCTCTAGGATCCTGAAGAGTCACACAGGCATGCTCGCACGTTTTCTTCCAGTGACTCGCAGTGGTGCGCGCTCAGTACCACAGCAGGTTTCTTTCACATTGGGTTCACAAAAGCGCAGTCATGGCCGTCTGGTTGAGGGGCGCAAGGCCGTTTCTGGGTGCCAAATAACCATCATCTTCCCCGGAAGTCATCTGTGACTGAGAGGATGGGTCTCTGCTGTCCAAAGAGCCGTTGGCAGCCGGCTTGTCGTAGCCCCAACCCACAggcttggggcttgctggcctctGATAGCTTTCAACCTGGGTGGCTCCCGCAGCAGGAGGAAAGCCTCCAGAGGAAAGGGAGTGTTTATGAGTGGGCCTGGGCCCGGGGACCCGGTAGCGGCTCTGTGTGGAGAAGGTGTGAGCTCGCAGCAGGTGCCGCTCCACGATAGGGGTGGCATACTCAGGTTCTGAGTGCGTCAAGGGCAGCGCATACTCATGGCGGCCTGGGCGGTGAGGACAGTCATAGTGGCCGCTGGCCTCAGTGTTCACTCTGGCCTCCTCAGTGTCTGTGTCCATGGGCCGGAAGGTAGAGCCCTTCCTCGTGACTGTGCCTGTGCCAATCATGAGAGGCTGCTGATAATCTGAAACCAAATGAACACCATTAGTGCACCAACTGACATGAGAACCAGGCAGGCGGTTGCCCCACCGTATGCTTTTCCTTCCACTTCCATCTCTATTGGTGACTAAAGCATCTCAGGTTCCACGAGAAATACGAAATGCAAGTCAGATGCTGCAGTTAGGGCTTTTTTGGcgggtggaggggtggggagaggttgtTTccagataaggtttctctgtatagctctggctgtcctggaactcactctgtagaccaggctggcctcgaactcagaaatccgcctgtctctgcctcccaagtgctgggatcaaaggcgtgcgccaccactgcccggctgtagtTGGGTCTTAAACCACCATAATATCGCCTGCTTCAGGAAGCCACCAAGGGCCATAAGACCTCAGAGACTAGATTGATTTGgtcagagagaaaatattttgtagAGGAGGGGCATTTACTTACAGACGATCTTGTTATGCAACCCCAACTAGACTTGAACTTGTGGTCTTCCTGCCCCTAAGCCTTTGGTGTCCAGGGGTTGACCACAGACATGCAACTCCATGCTCAGTTTAGGGGTGACTTTTACTtggtgttgggattataggtgttgGCTCTTAGGCCCGGCTAGGAGTGACTTTCAAAACTTGGAGGTGGAGAAAAGTCAAAGAGGGTGTGATGACCccctttgtgtcaacttgactccaTCTAGaattaataaaacacaaatggctgggctgggcacacctgtaaggaatttttttcttaattacattaGATCATTTGAAGCGTTAAGACCCACTTCTAATCTAGATCTCTGAGGTGGGAAGGTCCACCTTGAATCTGAGCCATGCCTTTAGCTGGTAGTCTATATAaaggatatggaagaaggaagcttacTCTCTCTTTACGTATCTGCTCCTGCTAGCAAGTCCGTGCTTTCACTGGCTTTAGAGTctgcttctttgggattctggagactgaactactgaattactggattcttggactttccattggTAGACAGACGTTGCTGACTATCTGGAccagccattctaataaatctttttcacacagacacacacagacacacacagacacagacacacacacacacacacacacacacacacacacacacatacacactggaaGCCACGTTTCTAGCACGTGTTAGATCGATCATGGGGGCTGTGGAAGTCTCACTCAGAACCTACATACAAGCAGTCTGAGGTTGCTCTGGGAGCAAGCTGAAGAAAACTGACAGGAAATAAAGCTAGCCGGAAGAGAGACATACCGATGCTTTCCTTCTCAGAGATACTGAGCCATTCTGACCCTTACTCTAACTCCCTCTCCTCAAAGGCCGGAGAGGTATTCATTCATCACTCAATTAGTCTTTCTTGCCCCTCATTCCCAGCCCTTTGATAAAAACCTGAATAGCAAACATTAATCAAGAGCttcctcccagcactcaggaggcaagggcaggtggatctttacgagtctgaggccagcctggtctacaactggagttccaggatagccagggctacacagagaagccctgtctcgaaaaaacaaacaacaacaaacaaaacaacaacaacaacaaaaagtttgcAGAGACTAGCGGTGCTGTGGGCCCCTCACCATTTAAGCCATTATGTGCCTTGAAGGTATGCTCAACTCAGGTGAAGGGACCATTGACTAATATCTTTGCATTAGCTTGAAACGCTTCATAGACTACTGAGGGTGGGAATAGGGGAGCACACTTCTGCTGTAATGAATGATCTTTCTTAGCCTTACTGCTGTCCTGATTCATGTCTCCCACAAGCAGAACCTCCTCAGAGCACTGTCCCTGGGATATGGCACTCACCTGCCATATCACTAGTGATGAGATCCAACTTTTGTGCCATCTCTTTTTCATTGTCGTAGCTGATGGTAAATTCTGTCGACTGATGCCTAGCAAAGGGATATTTAATCTGCTTCCAACAGCCTGAAATCAAGAGAATATGAAACCAGGCATCAGGCATGTAATTCACATACCCACGTGTTCTTCGGTACGTCAGAAGTTAGTCTCTTGCAGGATGCTGACAAACCCACAGCCACAGCTCTTTGGTTGTGTGCTGAGCACAGCATGGTGAGGCGGGCCCTTCAATATGTACATCACCCACCCacagctttatttatttcttgaaataggttctctttacatagccctggctgtcctggaactcattatgtagaccaggctagccttaactcacagagatgtgcctgcttctgcttcctgagtgcaaggattaaaggtgtacaccaccatgaaTGGCTCCCACTGATGGTATAAAGGTATTTGTGGTctggacaggtggctcagtggttaagagcacaggctactCTTCCAGGACTCCgtttcaatttctagcacccacatggcaggtgcCCTGGAATCACCTGGGCACATTTCCTGTAGGCACATAAACTCATATCCCGGAGGGGACAACACAGTTGTCATTTAGGCCCAGCCTTTTCTCAGCGCCTTCAGGCCACCGTATCTTCTGGGAAACCGAGAAATGGGCCAGGTAAGGTCcatgtgtttgttttggagaATTTTTAAGAGACACAGGTCAGTAGTATTCACCTGCAATCccaggggatcaaactcaggccatctcATGAGCCCTGTCTGCATTATTTTGATCCTGAGACTAGAACCCAGGCCAAGTGCATGCTTAGCTCACAGACAGGGCTGCTGTCGCTCCTTGATGACAGTGTCGTAATCTAATTTCCAGTACCTACCCATACgcaaatgaaaattacaaaatgtaaACAGGATAGGGCTCATGCTAAATACAGATAGGGCAGCATGAAAACTCCGAAGTGGAATACAAACTAGATATGATAAAGTTCTTTGCTGTAGCTTTGCTAATCCAAAGGTAAAGGAATTTATCTCTTTTTCAAACTAGAGAGTAGTCTCCTCTTACCTACAGCTTATGTTCCAAAACCAAAAGGGACCATGGACccaaaatattaaatagaaaaattcCAGAATGAATTCCTATTTTAAGCCGCGTGCTGTCCTTGCACAGCACTGCCTGCGTGTGAACCATCCTCCTGTTTGAGTCTCTGTATGGTACTCTCCAGTGAAGGCTGGTGTTCCCCAAAACTTCACAGAATCTAGACTCAGCTGGAAAATGGGCATATGGTAgaggggattgtcttgattgtatTAACTAAGGTGGATTCGGATACCCAGCCAGCATGATGGAACCGCTTTCCTGCCTGGGATCTTGAACTGGAGAAGGGGAACTGGGCAGCAGCTTGTATTCATCTCCCTGTGTCTTCCAAGCAAGGATGcagtgtggggctggggagatggctcagtggttaagaacactcactgctcttccaaaggtccagagttcaaatcccagcaaccacagggtggctcataaccatccataacgagatctgatgccctcttctggagtttctgaagacagctacagtgtacttacatacaataaataaataaattaaaaaaataaaaataaaaagggatgcagtgtgaccagcttgcttcaagctcctgccatcTTTAGTACCCACCACCATGGACTGGACCTTGCACCGTGAGTATAGACAGCCCCTCTTCCTTTAGTTGCTTTCTTTCAGATTATTATATCACAGCAAGAGCAAAAGAAACTGAAACACTCTTTAGCCACTTTATGATGTGCCCAAAGCAAAACAGTGGCCATTCTACCCAATACAATTGTCCTGATTTGTTATTacttagcattttttaaaatctctcacCATGCCTAATACATAAACTACATTTTATCAGAGCTATGCATGTAAAGACTTTACGTACGTGGTttagttctagttctagtcttGAGCAACCCTTCGTGTCTTGAGTTTATCACTCACAGATAAAGGTACAGAACCCAGGATCTTGTACAtattaggcaagtgttctaccactaagctagGCATCACCCGTCCTCCAAATGTACTGCATCAAGACACCTTGGACTTTCCCCTGAAGACAAAATGAAACCGTAGATGGGGTTTTTAACTAACCTGTTTTCTGAGCATCAGCTGATACATAtggatttcctttctttttcttcctgtcaaGACAAAAAAGCTCTACTGAATATTCATCTGTCAATTTGTCTGCCTGTGTCCTCATATAATATAAAGGTCAGAAGTACTCACTTCATAGGTGTTTCTGAAAACTGAATTCGCTAGATGCTGTCATGTGCTTAAAaagctctgtgtatgtgtgtgtgtgtgtgtgcacacgcctgtgtgtgtgtatgatcatacataaatatatcttataattAAGGTCACATATACTCACTGAGAGAAtgtattctaattttattttgtatattataaagCAATGCATTATTACTTGATTTTCTCAATGGCTCAGAAAACCAATAAAATTCTTAAGTAATTCATAAAgatcatttttatattctatttttataaaggaTAAATTATAGGTACTTTTAAAAGCAATTAGCATTATCAGTTATTTTGAAGGTGTACAATGATTTGACATTCTATtcatactaatatatatatatatatatataagttctaagctttttaaaaaaatatttatttatttacttattacagataagtacactgtagctgtcttcagatgtaccagaagaaggcatcagacttcattacaggtggttgtgagccaacatgtggttgctgggatttgaactcaggacctctggaagagcagtcagtgctcctaactactgagccatctcaccagccccaagttctaagctttttaaattgtaaaaagaGAACCTgagaatatttcttattttttttgtttaaatccaATTTCTATCAtttgttataataataaaagtagcATATAGAGTTATGAAAAAGATTCAGTACCCATCATACTGAATGTCTTTGTTCCAAAAGAAAACAGCCACATTAGACATTGCTAGGCAATCTAGGGCCATGGTGGAAGCTGAACCTAGCTGCTGGATCTTCTCTCTAATACAATTtccatggggttggggggggggagatgtcACAGGGAACATGTCAGCTCCCAGATGTTGATCCAGCAGTGCCCATGTGGGACGCCATAGGCTGTAGTGCTGCATAATCCCCATGTTAACATCTGGACCAAAATTGCTTGTAGAATTATCAACATTTCATCCCCAAAGAAGGCATGCTGCTTCTTTAACACAAATGTACCAGAGGAGAAAACTTTTGAGGTTTATGAATGTTAGTTATGATTATTCCACTTAGTGGAAAAGCACCTCTGAGTTTGTCTATAAGTATGTGCCCAGATAAAAAGATCCATCCAACTCGGGAACAGTACCATTCCCTGGGGTGGCGTTTCGGAGCAAATGAAAGGAGAACAAGCTAAATGGCAGGATTCTTCTCTTCTTGATTCTGGCAGATCCTGACATCCTACAGATGCGATGTGAGCAGCTACATCACACTCTTGCTACTGCCTCCCTCACCATGATGGGCAGATTGGGTAGACTATGTGTCTTCAAACCATGAGCCCAGGcaaacccttcttcccttccttaagACACTTTGTCAGCGTGGTGAGAAAAGTCAACTAATGAACtgcttatgtttatttataatgaGAGAAAACTTGAAAAAGTTTAAACTCACATACTTTCTACAGATTGCAAAGATTCCCATTCCAGTCAGAAGGAGGGCAATGAAGATCACTGATGGAATAGCCACGGTTGTAATATTCATTCCTAGAGGAGAAAACCACTGTTACAACACAAATATCATGTAacttacaaacatacacaaaactgGGCTTCAGAGCTGAGTGCGATGGTGTACAGCATTAACCCCAACACTCgcgaggcagaggcaagaggatctatgtgggttccaggctagccaaggataCAGGGATACACACAGTGAGGCGCTatcttaataaacaaataaacaaacaaacaataaaataagcaaaactgCTTTGTGCTCAGAGAAAATGAATACACGTTTGCCTATGATGTTACAAAGTAAAGCCTGAGCTAAAGTTTGGAAACAAAAGTGTCCCTCTGCTCTAAAACTGCAGCCTTTGTTCCATGCACCTCAGGATTAGCTCTCACTCTGAGCTTCTTGTTGGGTTCAAGTTAATTCCCCAAATCAGAATGAGACTGGTCAAGGGAGGAAGCTGCATATGGCCGGGTCTCAGGCTCTCAGACTCAGTGTCTACACCTCGTAGGGAGGTTTGACAGGTAACTAACTGTTACCAAGGCTGGGAAGCTGTGAGGTTCTCACTGTCCGAGCTGTGTACATTAACTGAAGAGGGACTGTAGCCTGATGTTTTCAAACATGAAAACAAGCATGAAAACGCCATGCTCCTCAAATGAAGAGGCACTCCTGTCCCAGAATAGGCCCCCAGCTGTATAAACCATAAACAAATGGAAGATATCATTCTGCACCTTTTTATTTGTGACCCTTGGGAAGGAAATAAAGGACAATTAGAAGTGAAAAATGTCTGCTGGACATAGCgatgcatgcctttgattccGCCACTGGATtgccacaggcaggtggatctttgtgaatctgaggccagtctaATTTACATATCTCATTCCAGGTTACTTAGGGTAACATAGCTAGACCTTGCCTCAAAGGACTAACAACAACTGAACTAGAAATGTATAGCTAATgaacaagaattttttttaaattattatataaaatacaggtaaattattatataaaatacaggTACATTACATAAAATACAGCCACATCATTCATAAGAGTGCAATTTCAGGAAAATGTTACGCCTTAAATATTGTGGAGGGGAATGGTTAATTAATGGCATATTCATATATAGTAATTTAGAAAATACTcagaatttaaagtaaaattgtaTAATATGCCTCTTTGTTCTTAGAGAgagttctcatgtagcccaggctggctataaacctgaggatggtcttgaactcctgaccttcttgCCTCTATGTTGAGGAAGGTCTCTTGCCTAGCAAAGATGagacccaggacagccaaaggagaaacaaaacaaaacaaaacaaaacaaaacaaaacaaaacaaaaaaaccaatatgAACTACATGACTACATAGTGGGGACTAAATTCCCACTGTAGACTTTAAAACAACAAACGTTATAAAAAGCATGATCCTCACCTGGGGTTGTAAACAGAAATCGCTTTTCCGACAGAGAACCACTGAAATGAAGAAGACAAACAGGAGGCACGTGAGAGAGTTGGTAGATGCTGGAACCCGCACAGCGTAGCTTCGTATACCTGCCACCACCCCATGCAGCAAGGACCACAGTCCTGATGCCTTCCTGCTACCATTCACACCAGCATCTTAAGGGCCAGCTAACTcacatattaaatgaaataaattaaaaaacagaacgaaaacaaaaaaacaaaaacaggggatAAAGGCCAGGCTCTGAGACCTGAGCTTCTCTAATAGTATGCATCAATTAAATGCATTTAATCATGACATTCTCCCACATGGACACAAGGTTACTTTATATTTACTCTCCATCATCCTCATTCCAAACTCTTCCTGGCTTAACTGACCTAATGTCATCTCCCCTAGTGtactttctattactgtgacaatTCACTTTATAACTCTTCAATCAGACTCCATCCTTTAGTCAAGGAAAGAACTAAAGATagaagaaacctggaggcaaggAGTAACGCAGAGGACATGAacgaatgctgctt harbors:
- the Dcbld1 gene encoding discoidin, CUB and LCCL domain-containing protein 1; its protein translation is MFCSEHISTSDGCGHIVTSQDSGTMTSKNYPGTYPNHTVCEKIITVPKGKRLILRLGDLNIESKTCASDFLLFSSETDQYGPYCGSWTVPKELWLNSNEVTVRFQSGSHISGRGFLLAYASSDHPDLITCLERGSHYFEEKYSKFCPAGCRDIAGDISGNTKDGYRDTSLLCKAAIHAGIITDELGGHINLLQSKGISHYEGILAHGVLSRHGSLSEKRFLFTTPGMNITTVAIPSVIFIALLLTGMGIFAICRKKKKKGNPYVSADAQKTGCWKQIKYPFARHQSTEFTISYDNEKEMAQKLDLITSDMADYQQPLMIGTGTVTRKGSTFRPMDTDTEEARVNTEASGHYDCPHRPGRHEYALPLTHSEPEYATPIVERHLLRAHTFSTQSRYRVPGPRPTHKHSLSSGGFPPAAGATQVESYQRPASPKPVGWGYDKPAANGSLDSRDPSSQSQMTSGEDDGYLAPRNGLAPLNQTAMTALL